In a genomic window of Allomeiothermus silvanus DSM 9946:
- a CDS encoding iron chaperone — MSSDKDVQKSPKRRRDQQETQGFTAEERAAMKERARELKAGKADGESAVLAKIAEMPEPDRSIAERIHAIIKASAPSLSPKTWYGMPAYAKDGKVVCFFTPASKFNARYATLGFNDAANLDEGNMWPTSFALKELTPAEEARIAALVKKAVG; from the coding sequence ATGAGCTCAGATAAAGATGTGCAAAAATCCCCTAAGCGTCGCCGCGACCAGCAAGAAACTCAGGGATTTACCGCGGAGGAACGGGCTGCCATGAAGGAGCGCGCCCGGGAGCTGAAAGCGGGCAAGGCCGACGGGGAAAGCGCCGTACTCGCGAAGATTGCCGAGATGCCGGAACCGGACCGCTCTATAGCCGAGCGGATTCATGCCATCATCAAGGCCAGTGCGCCGTCTCTCTCGCCGAAAACCTGGTACGGGATGCCCGCTTATGCCAAGGACGGCAAGGTCGTGTGTTTCTTCACCCCTGCATCGAAGTTCAACGCCAGGTACGCGACATTAGGCTTCAATGACGCGGCAAACCTCGACGAGGGCAACATGTGGCCAACCTCCTTTGCGCTGAAGGAGCTGACGCCTGCCGAAGAGGCCAGGATTGCGGCGCTGGTGAAGAAAGCGGTGGGCTAG